Part of the Nicotiana sylvestris chromosome 5, ASM39365v2, whole genome shotgun sequence genome is shown below.
CTATATGGTTTAGAAAAGGCCGAGGCACAAACTATTAACTCGATTGCATGTTCCGATAGTCAATTGGCTTATATGCTAATATGTTGTCGTAATACTTTAGCCCTTTATTGTTCGTGCAAGGCGAGTACCCATTTCATGGTGTATATAATTCTTTTcctaatattttttattttatttttatggttcaaataaaaaaaagattGAGGCAAAATCTTAATGTATTAAAATCATGGGACTTCCAAGGTATTTTAAATAAGGAAAACTTTATAAATCAAATTCTAGTTGATTTTAAAATCCTAAGtaactaaaattataattttatccaatgTAAAATTTATTCTTAAAAGAAAATAACCGAACAACATTTCAATAAGTAGCTTGGTGCTTTTAAATATTGCATTTACGTCACCATTGAACAATGCTTCTAATCGTTTTAACCGCGTGCGCGACATTTTAGTCTCTATATGAATTGTTCAAATGCGTGTAGCTTAATTCCTTAGAATTTGCTTATTTGTTCCCTAAAAAATAGAACATATTTATAATGCTCGCTGTAATTCGTCATGTGATGCTACTTTTGCTCCCCTATTTCACAGGACACGTTTAATCTGTTTCTTAATAGCAGATCTTGGCCATAATCTCATGTCCTCTACTTTGCTTACATTTcctgagaaaaaaaaaaaaaggaacaagAGAGAAATACATTTAGTTTTTCCTTCACTGATAAACTGAGAAAAGCCAGAATGTTAGTCCTCCAAATTGAATTTTTCTTGGGGTAAGCTAAGGTACGTCAATGCATCAATGTACGATACgtgatttcttttctttttcatctgCTTAATCAGAGCCTTTGAGCCAAAAGCTATGTATGTGATGCTACTTCTTAATTCTTATTACTATGTTCATGTAAAAAGATTTGTGTTTACATAGGCTAGCTAGCTAGGATAAACACTGAAAAAAGTAATGAACGGGGttacttcttttccttttattaaaGTTTCTTGCACTACCATAAGATAAGTAGATATTTATCATCCAATAATGTTAAATTTCGAATGTTGGATTATGCCTATGCCTTTTAACAGGTGTTGGCCAATAGGAGGGTTTGGATGATGAAGGGTACTTATTTGTATAGAATAGAAGGTATGTATGTACTCAAATACTACGTCAGTTTGTGTAGCACAGGTTTTAACCAAATCAAGAAAGCACAACTTTTTTGGTCAGGATCTGGAATAACAAATTTTGCTAGATTTCCTTGAAATTGTTGTTTGGGTTCTTAACAATCAGGAGATTCTTCTGGCAAAACTTGATTTTTGGTATGGAAGAAAGAATGCCAAAAGATTTCAACAATACCCAAACTTTCTTATACCTTATATCTTGTGCTGTAGTATAAAATTTccatttattaaattaaattaaatttattAAACTCTTATTACTTTTTCTATAGACCGTACGTTTTCCTGTTAGGGATTTCAATGCTGCTTTCAGCTGGTGGCCTATCAAATCTTTGAGAGGTAACTCTAAGCCTTGGAAATATAATATTTCCTCAGAGATGTTTTCTTGCATTGTCGCTACCAGTGTTTTACTGTCCATATTACACTTCATTTTATGGTCTGCCAAAGAGTGAAAAACTTGAGAATAAACAGCCACAGAACCTTATCCCCTAGTGATAGCACATTATTTCACTAACAGGTGAGGTTCTGGACAtcttaatagcctgtttggccaaaagtgttttttgttttgttttgccaaaagcacttttggccaaaaattgaggtgtttggccaagcttttggaaggaaaaaaaatgcttttgaggagaagcagaagcagtttttgagaagcagaaaaaaacagcttctctccaaaagcacttttgagaaaaatacacttagaaacaattttttaaagcttggccaaatactaattgctgctcagaagtgcttttcaaactaattagccaaacacaaactgcttatCACCAAGAGTACTTATGAGAAAagaacttctcaaaataagctgatttttgcagcttggccaaacgggctatatcCTTCCTCCCCGTATAGGAAACAGTAATTATGTACTGACAATCTCGAAAAGCCAAAAGATAATTAAGAAAACAAACCAAAAACCTACTTTCCTCCTAGTGATGTTGCCCTTCGAACAAGAGTTAATTCTGAGAAATAGGTCTGTACTTTACTTCAGTTTTGTGTGGAACCCTTCAGAAACTAAAGTCAACTGTTTCAAAGAACTAAACATCCTCGAGTATAAAATGAGATGTGGATAAAAGTAATATGAAAATGAAACACAAACAGTACACGAGGGACTTTGGAAAAGCAGTTTTGAGCACACCAGAAAACACAGCACATTGAAGCATTTTATTAGGGGATCCCAACATCTACAAGTCCAAATATAAGTATCTTCAAACCGACTATATAACAAAGATGTCTTCATAGGACTCCCCAATTAATATGATCTCCAATAAGCAATTATTACAAGACAGCAATACCTCAACTAAATAAATTTTAGCTTTGGAACCAAACTGCTTCCTCCCTACCTTTGGCGATCAAAGCTAAAGCTTCTTGAACTCATTTTCACATGTACCATCTAAGCATAACGGCAGGGGTCAGGAATcatcattgcttttatttttgtcTGCATCCTGACGCACAAATTGCCCTCGCACACGCGGCCTCTGTTCTGCGAGTCTCTTTCTACTTTGGTACCGGACCTAAAATATATGGAAAGATAATCCAGATAAGTTTTGCTCTGTCATTTATTGACTGTTCAATTGCTTCAACACCAAGAAATGCTAAACAGTTTGAATCAAAGTTTAAATGGTAAAAAACTTATCATTTCACTGATTAGACGTAGCAGGCAAAGTTGCATCGTTGACTTCATGTGAAAATTTTTGAATGCAAGAATGTACtatgataaaaaggaaaaataaagaaaaaagtaaTGGGAATAGGTATGCTGAAAGGCATAAAAAGAAGCTTAAGTGGGATTTCGACAAACTACAGAATCTGGTTAGATCTAAGCAGGACTTCAATCATGTATTGCAATCATAGAAATGATCCAGTCACAATTACCTTTTTCTCAAAGCACCTCTCCTTCCTCTTTTGCCGGAATTTAATCAAAGCAGCCACTCTTTGAGCCGAGTGATCACTTCTGCTTGCACTTCCACTCACGCTGCCAATTTCACATTTTTCACCCGCTTCATTTTCAGCAACCAAATTTGTTCCTTCAGCAATTAGAGCAGTGCTGCTACCATTTTGGCCACTGCTTCCATTTTGCCCATTGCTTCCATTGTTACTTCCTGATGCACTTCCATAATTAGCAGCGTCTCCTTCAACAGGAGTTCCTACCATGTCAGATGTTCCGAAATTTGGAGCAGCTCCAACAGCATTTCTCATGGTCGAATCATCAGTGTCAAGCAGCTGTTGTTGCTGCTTCAGGTCAAGTACATGGTGGTGATGGTGATGGTAGTGATGATGGTGGTGCTGAACTTGGACCTGCTGCTGCATCGCCCTTGCTTGGGCCAGGGCTGCCTTTGCAGCATCTTGTTTTCCTGGAACCATAGGTTGAAGAGAAGAATTATGACCATGTTGCACTGGTTGAAATGCGGAACAGGTATGGGCATTGACTGCAGGTTTGGTTATTGGCTTGTCAGTTAATGTTTCTTGTTTGACAAAGAAATTATTTGTCGAGGAGCCCATGTCATTGTTGTTACTACTTCCATTTGAGCGCTGGTTAGGGGTACTGCTTGACTTTGAACGCAAGTTATTCAGTGATTCTGTTTTTGCAACTTCTGAGCTATTATTAACTGGTGAACAGCTGCCCACATTCCCAGTTGGAGCCTGATTAGCATTTGAAGCAGGAGCATTATACCTGCATGTGAAGAGATTCAATTAGCAACTGTAGTTTCTTCAGGATATTGAGTTTTAGTAACAGTTGAATCACATGCCTAGAGAATGCTGAAAGGTCTGAATGCCTGAGTATATTGCGCTCTTGCACACTGGTCCCAATTTCTCCAACATCTCGAAGCTGCTTCAAACTAAGTTCAAGAGAAGGCATGCCTTTACTGTCATAGGTGGCTATTTCTTTGATGTTTGTGATCTTGGAAGGATCTTTCGGAACTTCATTGGCCATACTTTCTACCAGAGGAGTACCGGTTTTGGTGTGATCACCCCTATAACCAACATCCATGTCTTTCAGGTCATCTTCCCATGTTTCCTTGTTGTGCTTGAGGTTTCTGACCATTTTCTCACTATCCTTGGGGTCTAATTCCAAACGTTTGTCCTTCATAGGAGCTGCTAAATCATCCATAGCTTTACCTGATCGGCCTTCAAGCTCTGGAACACTAGTGACACCTATGTTCAAATCTTTACCCATTCTAGCATTTCCTGAGATGTAAGCCACAACATAGATATATATAATGGATTGAATGATAAACGCAATAGCAAAAGTAAACAGCATAAAAAGAATTTGATCTGAGATTTTTTGTTATTCCCATGGGGCTTGGAAGAGCCACACCTACCAAGTTCATCCTTCTCATTGCGGCACTCTCTGGGGGCAGTTGCAGGCACCCAGGTAGCACTAAGTGCTTCTGGCCTTGAATGGACAACCTGGGCACAAGTACTATCAGGGGGATCGGCCAATTCATTCCATGGTGACATGGGTTGGGGGCTGTCAACTTCTATGGCCCTTTTGGACCACGAACTCTgctaaaaaaaaaggaataataaTAAGAAGATTTATAATGGACGAAAGCTACTGCAAACCTATCTGCATTCCTAACATCAGAAGTTGGATCTGGGATGTTGGGAGTTTACGATTCCGGAGTTTGCTACAATAACTTAGACAGAATATACACACATGACCATACAATTCAATTTCTGATGCCCATAAATATGCAAAATGAATTATCTTGTTCATGGTCTGTGTGTCAATTAGGCAGGTCAAACTAAATTTGGTGCGTTAAAGGCTTAAAGCTGGTTTAGACAATGAATGCGTCATGATCCAAGCTAAAAGTTTACTCGAGTCAAAGATAGGTTGGGTCAATTTCGACTAAACAATGGGTCAAAACGAACCAACCACCCAAGTCAAAACCATTACAATGAGAGAAAGTGTGTGAACAGAGAGATACAGCCACAAACCAAAACAAATGTTTTTCTTATGTTTAAAGAGTAAAAGTAAGTGGACACgttgacaaaaatacccctaactAACCAAATAAATTTAACTTCTATTTGTTGACAAAGTTTTCTTATTGATCGATTCTGACGTATTAGGCGTCCAAGTTAACCCAATGATTTGGATGAGTCAATTTTTGAGTTGTCCCAAATTGAACCAACCATGAATATATTACTCATTTAGCCAAACAAagaatattttggtgatttttattTATATGCAAATGTGTTCTAAGtttctaatttaaatttaatatttaGTTGTCCaatgttaaatttctaattttatatTCCTAGTTAGCATTTTCACCAAAATTTGCCTAACAATTAATGCTTTGTTTTATTAGCTGTGTATTTTTCAATAAGCTAAATTCCTTGATTGCTACTCAAACTTGGCATGATTTGTAAGTTAGACATCTTAAATTTCCTAGTGACCATGTAAACACCTTTACCTTGACAAAGGTGCCCATGTCTATAAGACCAAATGCATGAAATACACTTGCTACTGACTGACACGGCAAGCGAACTAATTATTTAACGACAGGtgtaatttgaaagaaaaaataagaagtgtaactaagaaaaagagagaaagacaaAGACAAAACCTATTACCCACGCCCATAAGTCCCCTCCCTTTCCCCACCGCTAGGCCATCCTCCTTCTTTTTCATTATTTCTTCTCATATAATCATCCTCTACTCCTCACCACCATATCCCTCTTTTGTTTCTCCGATGAAAAATGATGTCAGCAGCCGAATTAAGTTAAAAGGCGCTAAACAACTCTTCGGCGGAGCATCTTTCCAATGCAACCCACCGCAAGAATCAGGCAGAAATTAGCGAGCAACCTGTTCTTCCTTCATTTAGATCTGGGTTTCAACTTTAAGTTTGAAATTGATGTTTTTGAGATTTCTATAGGTCTTCCTGTATGAATCTAAAGTGATTTCTAGTTCTGGTTTCAGCTTTAAGCTTGAAATTCGATGTTGTGTTGGGTTCTGTCAAAACTCCTTAACTTTctgcttctccttcttcttcttcttctcacttTTGTCGTTGTTGTTGGTGTACCGGTAAAAGTAGCGTCGGATAAAATATGAAAGGAGGAAGTTATCTGCACAAGCGGAGAAGTTCGGCGCCAACTACCATTTTTTATTAGTCTAGGTTGGAATGGCCATTTTTTTAGAGAGCCGTAGATGGTAGGAGATATCGAAATCGTAGGATTGTTTTCAGATATAAACTGAAACATAAGcatataaaatgaaaaataaggaTAAATAGGGCGCTATTTCCACATCTCAACTAGTTTTAAAAGAATCTCACGAGCTCAAATGGACTTTCATGCTAAGTTGCTTGGACTAGGGTGCAGGTATCCAATACGGGTACGGATCAGAGAGTCGGATTCAGGAAAATCTAAATTTTAACATTCGGGGGTGCGGATCCAAGTATGGATTCGGGTGCTGCGATTCggctaagaaaattcaaaattataaaaatagagCTATAAAGATATTCTAAATTTTGAGTTACTGTCTACCAGAAGTCAGAAACTTAGAACACAACCCTTTGAATTCTTGGTTTCTTTGTGTCTGGCCTGAAATATGAAGCAGTGAATATGAGATAAAAGGGCTATAATATTGAAGGTATGCTATTTTTCATGTCTTAAAAGtgttttatc
Proteins encoded:
- the LOC104217785 gene encoding two-component response regulator-like PRR37, which translates into the protein MRGIRMDSNGPPTKGLVELNCHSIQDGQNGVRDGITGEGQGLSEEDESRINEDVEGGNETQRDLVHVQSVLQTQQQQPQGPLVRWDRFLPIRSLKVLLVENDDSTRHVVSALLRNCSYEVTAVGNALEAWRILGDLANHVDLVLTEVAMPYLSGIGLLSKIMNHKTRKNVPVIMMSANDSMGIVFKCLSKGAVDFLVKPIRKNELKNLWQHVWRKCHSSSGSGSESGIQTQKSTKSKSIEGSLNNTDSNDEAENGSFDLDDRDGSDNGSGTQSSWSKRAIEVDSPQPMSPWNELADPPDSTCAQVVHSRPEALSATWVPATAPRECRNEKDELGNARMGKDLNIGVTSVPELEGRSGKAMDDLAAPMKDKRLELDPKDSEKMVRNLKHNKETWEDDLKDMDVGYRGDHTKTGTPLVESMANEVPKDPSKITNIKEIATYDSKGMPSLELSLKQLRDVGEIGTSVQERNILRHSDLSAFSRYNAPASNANQAPTGNVGSCSPVNNSSEVAKTESLNNLRSKSSSTPNQRSNGSSNNNDMGSSTNNFFVKQETLTDKPITKPAVNAHTCSAFQPVQHGHNSSLQPMVPGKQDAAKAALAQARAMQQQVQVQHHHHHYHHHHHHVLDLKQQQQLLDTDDSTMRNAVGAAPNFGTSDMVGTPVEGDAANYGSASGSNNGSNGQNGSSGQNGSSTALIAEGTNLVAENEAGEKCEIGSVSGSASRSDHSAQRVAALIKFRQKRKERCFEKKVRYQSRKRLAEQRPRVRGQFVRQDADKNKSNDDS